In Helicobacter mastomyrinus, the sequence ATATCCTTGGCACAAGTTTAAAGTATTTTAATCAAGTGCAGCGGCAAACAATCGCTCACGAGCTAAATATCAAGCTAGAAACGCTTAGCAGAATCTTGCAAAAAATGATGACACAGGGTTTGATTGCTAAAGATGAACACGGCGATGTGTATATTAAAGACAAACAAGCTTTTGAAGCACTCTATGGAGATATAAAATCTTGTGATGTATCTTAAGACTTAGATTGTGCTAGAAGTTAGGATTTTCTAGCATATAAAATGCTTTCTTGAGATTAATTGTATTATTTTTAAGTGTAGATTCTATAATATCTGTGATGTGCTCTGCGGTTTTCCCTTCACCAAATGGGTGAGAGTGTGTCATCTGTGATAGAAAGGCATTATTTGTTACATAAGTAATAGTGTTTAAGATAGTCTGTGTGTATTGCTGTGGTTCTTGTTGGTTTGGTGTGATAGATACAACAGATTGAGGCATAAAACGACCTTTTTGTCTATCTCCTATATTTATCGTTGGTATGCCTAGAATCGGCGCTTCACTCAAGCCACTTGAGCTATTGCCAATCACAAAAGCAGCAAATTTAAGGCTTGAGAGATACATCACTCTGCCTAAACTCGCGCAAAGCGTAATTTTATCAGGATATTTTTTCGCATATTCTTCAAGAATAAGATTAATGCTATGCCCTTCTGCGTCGGCATTTGCTTTTGTGGCAAGGATATTAAAATTGCTTTGAAGTAGGCTTTGTAAGATAAGTGTTATTTCTTTAGATGGATTTGTGTTATCTAGGGTTGTAGAATGAAAAGTAAGGACGCAAAATCTATCTAAAAACGCTTTTTTTACCTGAATTTTTTGCGCTAAATTTGTTTTGCTCATAAAGGGGGTATTGTGGATATTTTCTACTGCTAGAGAACCTACGTTAAATACCCTTTGTGGATCCTCTCCTAATTGAATAATACGTTTAGCATAGAAATGAGTGCTAGGAAAGTGCAGATAACTCATTTTAGTGATACAATGCCGCATATACTCATCATTTGCACCTTGCGTGCTTTCTCCACCACTGATATGAGCAATAGGAATATTAAGATTAGCAGCACTTATAGCTACTCCAAATGCTTCATATCTATCTCCTAAAAGTATAACCATATCGGGTCTATTTTTTGAAAAATATTTGCTAAAGTTTATAATGGTATTTGCTAGAGTATGCGCTGTGTTAAGGGCATTTGTGTTGTCATTATGCAAGATAGGGATTTTTTTATTTATAGAAAATCCATCATTTTCTATTTCTTGATAAGTATTTCCAAGAGATGGGCTTAAATGTGCTCCGGTAACAATAAGATGGAGTTTCAAATATTGATGATTTTGTATCGCTTTTGCAAGAGGGTAGAGCAGCCCCCATTCTGCACGTGTACCTGTAACAATAGCTATGGTTTGAGAAACATTAGCATTTTTCTTTGAGGAGCATAAAGGCTTCAGCGTAGAGAGGAGTTTCACTTATGCCCCCCCCCCCGCTACATATTTTTGCATCTTTTAAGCTAGAATCATCTGCACCGCGAGTGCTTCCGCGATAGATGGCTAAAGATTCTATATTTTTCAGGGAACGTGGAAAAGGGGAAAGTCCAACTTCGCTTTCATATAAGGACATAATGGCACATTTTTGTTTGAAAAACTCACTTATATCTACAAATACATTTGGCACAAAGCTTTGTATGTTTAAAGCAGGGGCAAATTCACTTTCACTTAATGTTTCCATCATTAAGATTTTTTCTATACTTGGATAGCGGAATGACTTTGTGCAGGCAAAAGCACATTCAAAAATAATGCGGTGGTCACTATGCACATCGTATGCAAAGGGGAGATAAAGAATCTGTGGAGAGATGTGCAAAAAGATTTTAGAGAATTGAGCAATAATCATACTTTTTGGATATTCATCGCATTTGGTTGTTTTTAAGCCTAGCCTATGGACACTATCAAAATTATATGCGGCACTTACAGCTTTTATTTCTTGCTCTCTTTTGGCAATTGTTTGAGGGGTGAATCCCTCCTCTTCAAATATATCAGTGCAAAAAATGCAATGGATTCTATCACCTTGTGCCTTGTGCTTTAAAAGTGTCCCACCAGCGCCCAATGTCTCATCATCGGGGTGAGTGGCAATCACTACAATATCTTTAGCAGAGCTGTGTTTTAACATACCACTTCCTTTGTGTCGTGTCTATATTTTTGACAAAATGAACAA encodes:
- the neuC gene encoding UDP-N-acetylglucosamine 2-epimerase codes for the protein MKLLSTLKPLCSSKKNANVSQTIAIVTGTRAEWGLLYPLAKAIQNHQYLKLHLIVTGAHLSPSLGNTYQEIENDGFSINKKIPILHNDNTNALNTAHTLANTIINFSKYFSKNRPDMVILLGDRYEAFGVAISAANLNIPIAHISGGESTQGANDEYMRHCITKMSYLHFPSTHFYAKRIIQLGEDPQRVFNVGSLAVENIHNTPFMSKTNLAQKIQVKKAFLDRFCVLTFHSTTLDNTNPSKEITLILQSLLQSNFNILATKANADAEGHSINLILEEYAKKYPDKITLCASLGRVMYLSSLKFAAFVIGNSSSGLSEAPILGIPTINIGDRQKGRFMPQSVVSITPNQQEPQQYTQTILNTITYVTNNAFLSQMTHSHPFGEGKTAEHITDIIESTLKNNTINLKKAFYMLENPNF
- a CDS encoding PIG-L deacetylase family protein, producing the protein MLKHSSAKDIVVIATHPDDETLGAGGTLLKHKAQGDRIHCIFCTDIFEEEGFTPQTIAKREQEIKAVSAAYNFDSVHRLGLKTTKCDEYPKSMIIAQFSKIFLHISPQILYLPFAYDVHSDHRIIFECAFACTKSFRYPSIEKILMMETLSESEFAPALNIQSFVPNVFVDISEFFKQKCAIMSLYESEVGLSPFPRSLKNIESLAIYRGSTRGADDSSLKDAKICSGGGGISETPLYAEAFMLLKEKC